One window from the genome of Larus michahellis chromosome 23, bLarMic1.1, whole genome shotgun sequence encodes:
- the ANKRD24 gene encoding ankyrin repeat domain-containing protein 24 isoform X1: MWGCLKLWMLRGREGGKEGGTEGWREADPGSHCGRSRTPPGQRCWTKLGSGVHGLEPQPALAQAGGKGCMAARRLLLNTMKQICLCAAASFASQDWTKNDEKLLQAVDYNDAGRVTSLLVRKGLVATKLDSEGKSAFHLAAMRGNVDCLEAMLAHGVDAMTKDSSGFTALHLASKHGHPQCVSKLLQASCPVDVADGSGRTALHHAAVSGCISCSEILCDFKAPLNIKDKDGSTPLILAAKMSHSELCRYLLHRGAAVNSQDLQGRTALMLACENGSVETVEVLVNAGARVAVVDSTGHDAAHYSLATGNALIQHFLQEAAQRRSWASEEESTEQTSQTSSPSQSSVREKNSTPRKRKAPLPPLGTPSQEDRDAYEEIVRLRQERAQFLQKIRGLEQQEKQRREQAELDEGSLRSMEKQIRELEERLAARDGEKERLGKEVEALRSRLSSLENEKENTSYDIETLQDEEGDPLEFPGAELLLSKKTLSPSAEELLATLQGQVQSLTVQNKELREKIQVLENYERDESHPSTPGDFVPASLYNALQRELERLRAQRSELPWGTDARDEASGQLERQTGASEQAPEQITEGSTAQRLAEEPAWTWGECKAALGELRVPRTQTSSSSSTEQEASTELVEAQAALRQAQAALEEREQRLKELQARLEAGAEAIEATASLGASLEEASREKEALLERCGRAEAEAEALRRELEAKVRDWRAASGPELEPGVLERRVAELVRQQEEVTSQLGQLRETLGRREAELGTLREQLAARPVGRREHEETLARLRQAQAEAEGRVPREEHARAMAALEEQARALRERAAQLEAAVEAKGREAARLEAELAAAVPRGEHEAAQEGLRAEAAKLAQQLGELSRRHEKTCEEVFRVQRQALFMKSERQAAEERLAAAQKQLAEAQDEARRLRELHGHAEDSARLVRDRDRKITELSKEVFRLKEALNVLPESRGPPQSPPDSATLQARIRALEEKLAETETRHSKVVTLYRSHLLYAVQGHMDEDVQRILCQILKMQRLQEQGR; encoded by the exons atgtggggatgccTGAAGCTCTGGATgctgagagggagggaaggagggaaagaaggagggacggagggatggagggaggcggATCCTGGCTCCCACTGCGGCAGGAGCCGGACCCCGCCCGGGCAGCGATGCTGGACCAAGCTGGGGTCTGGGGTCCACGGCCTGGAGCCCCAGCCTGCCCTCGCCCAGGCGGGGGGCAAGGGATGCATGgctgcccgccgcctcctcctcaaCACCATGAAGCAGATCTGCCTCTGTGCGGCTGCCTCCTTCGCG AGCCAGGACTGGACCAAGAATGATGAGAAGCTCCTGCAAGCTGTGGACTACAACGATGCCGGGAGGGTGACATCTCTCCTCGTCCGCAAGGGCCTGGTCGCCACCAAATTGGACTCGGAGGGCAAATCTGC GTTCCACCTGGCCGCCATGCGGGGGAACGTGGACTGCCTGGAAGCCATGCTGGCTCACGGCGTGGATGCCATGACCAAGGATAGCTCGG GTTTCACTGCCCTGCACCTGGCTTCCAAGCATGGCCACCCGCAGTGCGTCAGCAAGCTGCTGCAG GCCTCCTGTCCTGTGGACGTGGCCGATGGCAGCGGCCGAACAGCGCTGCACCACGCAG CGGTCAGCGGCTGCATCTCGTGCTCGGAGATCCTCTGTGATTTCAAGGCTCCCTTGAACATCAAGGACAAG GATGGCTCCACGCCGCTGATCCTTGCTGCCAAGATGAGCCACTCAGAGCTGTGCCGGTACCTGCTGCACCGCGGCGCGGCTGTCAACAGCCAGGACCTGCAGGGGAG GACAGCCTTGATGCTGGCCTGTGAGAACGGCAGCGTGGAGACGGTGGAGGTACTGGTCAATGCCGGTGCCCGGGTGGCCGTGGTGGACTCCACAGGTCATGATGCCGCGCACTACAGCCTGGCCACTGGCAACGCTCTCATCCAGCACTTCCTGCAAGAGGCTGCTCAGCGCCGGTCCTGGGCCAGCG agGAGGAATCAACTGAGCAGACGTCCCAG ACGTCTTCGCCCAGCCAGTCATCTGTCAGGGAGAAGAACAGCACCCCGAGGAAGAGGAaagcccctctgcctcccctgggcacccccagccAG GAGGACCGGGACGCCTACGAGGAGATTGTACGGCTGCGGCAGGAGCGGGCCCAGTTCTTGCAGAAGatccggggcttggagcagcaggagaagcagagacGGGAG CAGGCAGAGCTGGACGAGGGCTCCCTGCGCTCCATGGAGAAGCAG atccGGGAGCTGGAGGAGCGGCTGGCGGCACGGGATGGTGAGAAGGAGCGGCTGGGCAAGGAGGTGGAGGCTCTGCGGAGCCGCTTGTCCTCACTGGAG AACGAGAAGGAGAACACGAGCTACGACATCGAGACGCTGCAGGACGAGGAGGGAGACCCGCTTGAGTTCCCAG gggcagagctgctgctctccaagAAGACGCTGAGCCCCTCGGCCGAggagctgctggccacgctgcagggGCAGGTGCAGTCCCTCACCGTGCAGAACAAGGAGCTGAGGGAGAAAATACAG GTGCTGGAGAACTACGAGCGGGACGAGAGCCACCCTTCCACCCCGGGGGACTTCGTGCCCGCCAGCCTCTACAACGCTCTCCAACGCGAGCTGGAGCGGCTGCGAGCGCAGCGCTCGGAGCTGCCGTGGGGCACGGATGCGAGGGACGAGGCCAGCGGGCAACTGGAGAGGCAGACCGGAGCCTCGGAGCAAGCCCCGGAGCAAATCACGGAGGGGAGCACGGCGCAGCGGCTCGCCGAGGAGCCGGCCTGGACCTGGGGCGAGTGCAAGGCGGCGCTGGGCGAGCTGCGGGTGCCACGCAcccagacctcctcctcctcctccaccgagCAGGAGGCCAGCACTGAGCTGGTGGAGGCCCAGGCAGCCCTACGGCAGGCGCAGGCGGCGCTGGAGGAGCGGGAGCAGCGGTTGAAGGAGCTGCAGGCCCGTTTGGAGGCGGGTGCGGAGGCTATAGAGGCGACAGCCTCCCTGGGGGCCTCCCTGGAGGAGGCGTCGAGGGAGAAGGAAGCCTTGCTGGAGCGCTGCGGCCGGGCGGAGGCAGAGGCGGAGGCCCTGCGGCGGGAGCTGGAGGCCAAGGTGCGGGACTGGCGAGCGGCCAGCGGCCCCGAGCTGGAGCCGGGGGTGCTGGAGCGGCGAGTGGCGGAGCTGGtgcggcagcaggaggaggtgacatcccagctggggcagctgcgGGAGACGCTGGGTCGCAGGGAGGCTGAGCTGGGCACCCTGCGGGAGCAGCTGGCCGCCCGGCCGGTGGGACGGCGGGAGCACGAGGAGACGCTGGCACGGCTGCGGCAGGCGCAGGCGGAGGCGGAGGGCCGGGTGCCACGGGAGGAGCACGCCCGGGCCATGGCGGCACTGGAGGAGCAGGCGCGGGCGCTGCGGGAGCGGGCGGCTCAGCTGGAGGCAGCGGTGGAGGCCAAGGGCCGTGAGGCCGCCCGGCTGGAGGCCGAGCTGGCGGCAGCGGTGCCGCGGGGAGAGCACGAGGCGGCGCAGGAGGGGCTACGGGCTGAGGCGGCCAAGCTGGCCCAGCAGCTGGGCGAGCTGTCACGGCGGCACGAGAAGACGTGCGAGGAGGTGTTCCGGGTGCAGCGGCAAGCCCTCTTCATGAAGAGCGAGCGGCAGGCGGCGGAGGAGCGCCTGGCCGCCGCGCAGAAGCAGCTGGCGGAGGCGCAGGACGAGGCGCGACGGCTGCGGGAGCTCCACGGCCACGCCGAGGACTCGGCCCGGCTGgtcagggacagggacaggaag ATCACTGAGCTCTCTAAGGAGGTCTTCAGGCTGAAGGAAGCCCTGAATGTCCTCCCCGAGTCCCGGGGACCGCCACAGTCACCCCCTGACAGTGCCACGCTCCAGGCCAGGATCCGTGCGCTGGAGGAGAAGCTGGCG GAGACAGAAACGCGGCACAGCAAGGTGGTGACGCTGTACCGGAGCCACCTGCTCTACGCAGTGCAG ggCCACATGGACGAGGACGTGCAGAGAATCCTGTGCCAGATCCTGAAGATGCagcggctgcaggagcagggcagatGA
- the ANKRD24 gene encoding ankyrin repeat domain-containing protein 24 isoform X4 codes for MKSLKAKFKKTDSQDWTKNDEKLLQAVDYNDAGRVTSLLVRKGLVATKLDSEGKSAFHLAAMRGNVDCLEAMLAHGVDAMTKDSSGFTALHLASKHGHPQCVSKLLQASCPVDVADGSGRTALHHAAVSGCISCSEILCDFKAPLNIKDKDGSTPLILAAKMSHSELCRYLLHRGAAVNSQDLQGRTALMLACENGSVETVEVLVNAGARVAVVDSTGHDAAHYSLATGNALIQHFLQEAAQRRSWASEEESTEQTSQTSSPSQSSVREKNSTPRKRKAPLPPLGTPSQEDRDAYEEIVRLRQERAQFLQKIRGLEQQEKQRREQAELDEGSLRSMEKQIRELEERLAARDGEKERLGKEVEALRSRLSSLENEKENTSYDIETLQDEEGDPLEFPGAELLLSKKTLSPSAEELLATLQGQVQSLTVQNKELREKIQVLENYERDESHPSTPGDFVPASLYNALQRELERLRAQRSELPWGTDARDEASGQLERQTGASEQAPEQITEGSTAQRLAEEPAWTWGECKAALGELRVPRTQTSSSSSTEQEASTELVEAQAALRQAQAALEEREQRLKELQARLEAGAEAIEATASLGASLEEASREKEALLERCGRAEAEAEALRRELEAKVRDWRAASGPELEPGVLERRVAELVRQQEEVTSQLGQLRETLGRREAELGTLREQLAARPVGRREHEETLARLRQAQAEAEGRVPREEHARAMAALEEQARALRERAAQLEAAVEAKGREAARLEAELAAAVPRGEHEAAQEGLRAEAAKLAQQLGELSRRHEKTCEEVFRVQRQALFMKSERQAAEERLAAAQKQLAEAQDEARRLRELHGHAEDSARLVRDRDRKITELSKEVFRLKEALNVLPESRGPPQSPPDSATLQARIRALEEKLAETETRHSKVVTLYRSHLLYAVQGHMDEDVQRILCQILKMQRLQEQGR; via the exons ATGAAGAGCCTGAAGGCCAAGTTCAAGAAGACAGAC AGCCAGGACTGGACCAAGAATGATGAGAAGCTCCTGCAAGCTGTGGACTACAACGATGCCGGGAGGGTGACATCTCTCCTCGTCCGCAAGGGCCTGGTCGCCACCAAATTGGACTCGGAGGGCAAATCTGC GTTCCACCTGGCCGCCATGCGGGGGAACGTGGACTGCCTGGAAGCCATGCTGGCTCACGGCGTGGATGCCATGACCAAGGATAGCTCGG GTTTCACTGCCCTGCACCTGGCTTCCAAGCATGGCCACCCGCAGTGCGTCAGCAAGCTGCTGCAG GCCTCCTGTCCTGTGGACGTGGCCGATGGCAGCGGCCGAACAGCGCTGCACCACGCAG CGGTCAGCGGCTGCATCTCGTGCTCGGAGATCCTCTGTGATTTCAAGGCTCCCTTGAACATCAAGGACAAG GATGGCTCCACGCCGCTGATCCTTGCTGCCAAGATGAGCCACTCAGAGCTGTGCCGGTACCTGCTGCACCGCGGCGCGGCTGTCAACAGCCAGGACCTGCAGGGGAG GACAGCCTTGATGCTGGCCTGTGAGAACGGCAGCGTGGAGACGGTGGAGGTACTGGTCAATGCCGGTGCCCGGGTGGCCGTGGTGGACTCCACAGGTCATGATGCCGCGCACTACAGCCTGGCCACTGGCAACGCTCTCATCCAGCACTTCCTGCAAGAGGCTGCTCAGCGCCGGTCCTGGGCCAGCG agGAGGAATCAACTGAGCAGACGTCCCAG ACGTCTTCGCCCAGCCAGTCATCTGTCAGGGAGAAGAACAGCACCCCGAGGAAGAGGAaagcccctctgcctcccctgggcacccccagccAG GAGGACCGGGACGCCTACGAGGAGATTGTACGGCTGCGGCAGGAGCGGGCCCAGTTCTTGCAGAAGatccggggcttggagcagcaggagaagcagagacGGGAG CAGGCAGAGCTGGACGAGGGCTCCCTGCGCTCCATGGAGAAGCAG atccGGGAGCTGGAGGAGCGGCTGGCGGCACGGGATGGTGAGAAGGAGCGGCTGGGCAAGGAGGTGGAGGCTCTGCGGAGCCGCTTGTCCTCACTGGAG AACGAGAAGGAGAACACGAGCTACGACATCGAGACGCTGCAGGACGAGGAGGGAGACCCGCTTGAGTTCCCAG gggcagagctgctgctctccaagAAGACGCTGAGCCCCTCGGCCGAggagctgctggccacgctgcagggGCAGGTGCAGTCCCTCACCGTGCAGAACAAGGAGCTGAGGGAGAAAATACAG GTGCTGGAGAACTACGAGCGGGACGAGAGCCACCCTTCCACCCCGGGGGACTTCGTGCCCGCCAGCCTCTACAACGCTCTCCAACGCGAGCTGGAGCGGCTGCGAGCGCAGCGCTCGGAGCTGCCGTGGGGCACGGATGCGAGGGACGAGGCCAGCGGGCAACTGGAGAGGCAGACCGGAGCCTCGGAGCAAGCCCCGGAGCAAATCACGGAGGGGAGCACGGCGCAGCGGCTCGCCGAGGAGCCGGCCTGGACCTGGGGCGAGTGCAAGGCGGCGCTGGGCGAGCTGCGGGTGCCACGCAcccagacctcctcctcctcctccaccgagCAGGAGGCCAGCACTGAGCTGGTGGAGGCCCAGGCAGCCCTACGGCAGGCGCAGGCGGCGCTGGAGGAGCGGGAGCAGCGGTTGAAGGAGCTGCAGGCCCGTTTGGAGGCGGGTGCGGAGGCTATAGAGGCGACAGCCTCCCTGGGGGCCTCCCTGGAGGAGGCGTCGAGGGAGAAGGAAGCCTTGCTGGAGCGCTGCGGCCGGGCGGAGGCAGAGGCGGAGGCCCTGCGGCGGGAGCTGGAGGCCAAGGTGCGGGACTGGCGAGCGGCCAGCGGCCCCGAGCTGGAGCCGGGGGTGCTGGAGCGGCGAGTGGCGGAGCTGGtgcggcagcaggaggaggtgacatcccagctggggcagctgcgGGAGACGCTGGGTCGCAGGGAGGCTGAGCTGGGCACCCTGCGGGAGCAGCTGGCCGCCCGGCCGGTGGGACGGCGGGAGCACGAGGAGACGCTGGCACGGCTGCGGCAGGCGCAGGCGGAGGCGGAGGGCCGGGTGCCACGGGAGGAGCACGCCCGGGCCATGGCGGCACTGGAGGAGCAGGCGCGGGCGCTGCGGGAGCGGGCGGCTCAGCTGGAGGCAGCGGTGGAGGCCAAGGGCCGTGAGGCCGCCCGGCTGGAGGCCGAGCTGGCGGCAGCGGTGCCGCGGGGAGAGCACGAGGCGGCGCAGGAGGGGCTACGGGCTGAGGCGGCCAAGCTGGCCCAGCAGCTGGGCGAGCTGTCACGGCGGCACGAGAAGACGTGCGAGGAGGTGTTCCGGGTGCAGCGGCAAGCCCTCTTCATGAAGAGCGAGCGGCAGGCGGCGGAGGAGCGCCTGGCCGCCGCGCAGAAGCAGCTGGCGGAGGCGCAGGACGAGGCGCGACGGCTGCGGGAGCTCCACGGCCACGCCGAGGACTCGGCCCGGCTGgtcagggacagggacaggaag ATCACTGAGCTCTCTAAGGAGGTCTTCAGGCTGAAGGAAGCCCTGAATGTCCTCCCCGAGTCCCGGGGACCGCCACAGTCACCCCCTGACAGTGCCACGCTCCAGGCCAGGATCCGTGCGCTGGAGGAGAAGCTGGCG GAGACAGAAACGCGGCACAGCAAGGTGGTGACGCTGTACCGGAGCCACCTGCTCTACGCAGTGCAG ggCCACATGGACGAGGACGTGCAGAGAATCCTGTGCCAGATCCTGAAGATGCagcggctgcaggagcagggcagatGA
- the ANKRD24 gene encoding ankyrin repeat domain-containing protein 24 isoform X2 produces MWGCLKLWMLRGREGGKEGGTEGWREADPGSHCGRSRTPPGQRCWTKLGSGVHGLEPQPALAQAGGKGCMAARRLLLNTMKQICLCAAASFASQDWTKNDEKLLQAVDYNDAGRVTSLLVRKGLVATKLDSEGKSAFHLAAMRGNVDCLEAMLAHGVDAMTKDSSGFTALHLASKHGHPQCVSKLLQASCPVDVADGSGRTALHHAAVSGCISCSEILCDFKAPLNIKDKDGSTPLILAAKMSHSELCRYLLHRGAAVNSQDLQGRTALMLACENGSVETVEVLVNAGARVAVVDSTGHDAAHYSLATGNALIQHFLQEAAQRRSWASEEESTEQTSQTSSPSQSSVREKNSTPRKRKAPLPPLGTPSQEDRDAYEEIVRLRQERAQFLQKIRGLEQQEKQRREAELDEGSLRSMEKQIRELEERLAARDGEKERLGKEVEALRSRLSSLENEKENTSYDIETLQDEEGDPLEFPGAELLLSKKTLSPSAEELLATLQGQVQSLTVQNKELREKIQVLENYERDESHPSTPGDFVPASLYNALQRELERLRAQRSELPWGTDARDEASGQLERQTGASEQAPEQITEGSTAQRLAEEPAWTWGECKAALGELRVPRTQTSSSSSTEQEASTELVEAQAALRQAQAALEEREQRLKELQARLEAGAEAIEATASLGASLEEASREKEALLERCGRAEAEAEALRRELEAKVRDWRAASGPELEPGVLERRVAELVRQQEEVTSQLGQLRETLGRREAELGTLREQLAARPVGRREHEETLARLRQAQAEAEGRVPREEHARAMAALEEQARALRERAAQLEAAVEAKGREAARLEAELAAAVPRGEHEAAQEGLRAEAAKLAQQLGELSRRHEKTCEEVFRVQRQALFMKSERQAAEERLAAAQKQLAEAQDEARRLRELHGHAEDSARLVRDRDRKITELSKEVFRLKEALNVLPESRGPPQSPPDSATLQARIRALEEKLAETETRHSKVVTLYRSHLLYAVQGHMDEDVQRILCQILKMQRLQEQGR; encoded by the exons atgtggggatgccTGAAGCTCTGGATgctgagagggagggaaggagggaaagaaggagggacggagggatggagggaggcggATCCTGGCTCCCACTGCGGCAGGAGCCGGACCCCGCCCGGGCAGCGATGCTGGACCAAGCTGGGGTCTGGGGTCCACGGCCTGGAGCCCCAGCCTGCCCTCGCCCAGGCGGGGGGCAAGGGATGCATGgctgcccgccgcctcctcctcaaCACCATGAAGCAGATCTGCCTCTGTGCGGCTGCCTCCTTCGCG AGCCAGGACTGGACCAAGAATGATGAGAAGCTCCTGCAAGCTGTGGACTACAACGATGCCGGGAGGGTGACATCTCTCCTCGTCCGCAAGGGCCTGGTCGCCACCAAATTGGACTCGGAGGGCAAATCTGC GTTCCACCTGGCCGCCATGCGGGGGAACGTGGACTGCCTGGAAGCCATGCTGGCTCACGGCGTGGATGCCATGACCAAGGATAGCTCGG GTTTCACTGCCCTGCACCTGGCTTCCAAGCATGGCCACCCGCAGTGCGTCAGCAAGCTGCTGCAG GCCTCCTGTCCTGTGGACGTGGCCGATGGCAGCGGCCGAACAGCGCTGCACCACGCAG CGGTCAGCGGCTGCATCTCGTGCTCGGAGATCCTCTGTGATTTCAAGGCTCCCTTGAACATCAAGGACAAG GATGGCTCCACGCCGCTGATCCTTGCTGCCAAGATGAGCCACTCAGAGCTGTGCCGGTACCTGCTGCACCGCGGCGCGGCTGTCAACAGCCAGGACCTGCAGGGGAG GACAGCCTTGATGCTGGCCTGTGAGAACGGCAGCGTGGAGACGGTGGAGGTACTGGTCAATGCCGGTGCCCGGGTGGCCGTGGTGGACTCCACAGGTCATGATGCCGCGCACTACAGCCTGGCCACTGGCAACGCTCTCATCCAGCACTTCCTGCAAGAGGCTGCTCAGCGCCGGTCCTGGGCCAGCG agGAGGAATCAACTGAGCAGACGTCCCAG ACGTCTTCGCCCAGCCAGTCATCTGTCAGGGAGAAGAACAGCACCCCGAGGAAGAGGAaagcccctctgcctcccctgggcacccccagccAG GAGGACCGGGACGCCTACGAGGAGATTGTACGGCTGCGGCAGGAGCGGGCCCAGTTCTTGCAGAAGatccggggcttggagcagcaggagaagcagagacGGGAG GCAGAGCTGGACGAGGGCTCCCTGCGCTCCATGGAGAAGCAG atccGGGAGCTGGAGGAGCGGCTGGCGGCACGGGATGGTGAGAAGGAGCGGCTGGGCAAGGAGGTGGAGGCTCTGCGGAGCCGCTTGTCCTCACTGGAG AACGAGAAGGAGAACACGAGCTACGACATCGAGACGCTGCAGGACGAGGAGGGAGACCCGCTTGAGTTCCCAG gggcagagctgctgctctccaagAAGACGCTGAGCCCCTCGGCCGAggagctgctggccacgctgcagggGCAGGTGCAGTCCCTCACCGTGCAGAACAAGGAGCTGAGGGAGAAAATACAG GTGCTGGAGAACTACGAGCGGGACGAGAGCCACCCTTCCACCCCGGGGGACTTCGTGCCCGCCAGCCTCTACAACGCTCTCCAACGCGAGCTGGAGCGGCTGCGAGCGCAGCGCTCGGAGCTGCCGTGGGGCACGGATGCGAGGGACGAGGCCAGCGGGCAACTGGAGAGGCAGACCGGAGCCTCGGAGCAAGCCCCGGAGCAAATCACGGAGGGGAGCACGGCGCAGCGGCTCGCCGAGGAGCCGGCCTGGACCTGGGGCGAGTGCAAGGCGGCGCTGGGCGAGCTGCGGGTGCCACGCAcccagacctcctcctcctcctccaccgagCAGGAGGCCAGCACTGAGCTGGTGGAGGCCCAGGCAGCCCTACGGCAGGCGCAGGCGGCGCTGGAGGAGCGGGAGCAGCGGTTGAAGGAGCTGCAGGCCCGTTTGGAGGCGGGTGCGGAGGCTATAGAGGCGACAGCCTCCCTGGGGGCCTCCCTGGAGGAGGCGTCGAGGGAGAAGGAAGCCTTGCTGGAGCGCTGCGGCCGGGCGGAGGCAGAGGCGGAGGCCCTGCGGCGGGAGCTGGAGGCCAAGGTGCGGGACTGGCGAGCGGCCAGCGGCCCCGAGCTGGAGCCGGGGGTGCTGGAGCGGCGAGTGGCGGAGCTGGtgcggcagcaggaggaggtgacatcccagctggggcagctgcgGGAGACGCTGGGTCGCAGGGAGGCTGAGCTGGGCACCCTGCGGGAGCAGCTGGCCGCCCGGCCGGTGGGACGGCGGGAGCACGAGGAGACGCTGGCACGGCTGCGGCAGGCGCAGGCGGAGGCGGAGGGCCGGGTGCCACGGGAGGAGCACGCCCGGGCCATGGCGGCACTGGAGGAGCAGGCGCGGGCGCTGCGGGAGCGGGCGGCTCAGCTGGAGGCAGCGGTGGAGGCCAAGGGCCGTGAGGCCGCCCGGCTGGAGGCCGAGCTGGCGGCAGCGGTGCCGCGGGGAGAGCACGAGGCGGCGCAGGAGGGGCTACGGGCTGAGGCGGCCAAGCTGGCCCAGCAGCTGGGCGAGCTGTCACGGCGGCACGAGAAGACGTGCGAGGAGGTGTTCCGGGTGCAGCGGCAAGCCCTCTTCATGAAGAGCGAGCGGCAGGCGGCGGAGGAGCGCCTGGCCGCCGCGCAGAAGCAGCTGGCGGAGGCGCAGGACGAGGCGCGACGGCTGCGGGAGCTCCACGGCCACGCCGAGGACTCGGCCCGGCTGgtcagggacagggacaggaag ATCACTGAGCTCTCTAAGGAGGTCTTCAGGCTGAAGGAAGCCCTGAATGTCCTCCCCGAGTCCCGGGGACCGCCACAGTCACCCCCTGACAGTGCCACGCTCCAGGCCAGGATCCGTGCGCTGGAGGAGAAGCTGGCG GAGACAGAAACGCGGCACAGCAAGGTGGTGACGCTGTACCGGAGCCACCTGCTCTACGCAGTGCAG ggCCACATGGACGAGGACGTGCAGAGAATCCTGTGCCAGATCCTGAAGATGCagcggctgcaggagcagggcagatGA